The window TTAGGTTGATTGTTATTTTTGTTTATTTCCGTTTCTTTAGCATGTATTGTATGTTTATTTGTTGGTTCGTGACGATGCTCGAGTTTTTAGCTTATGTTCGATTAGTGTTGTTAGACTTAGTTTATTACTTTCGAATCTCGTTGTGACTCTGGTCGTTCTCGTTTATTGGTTTTTATTTTCTCTTTCAAAGAAAATGTTTTGTTATAAAGTTTTCGTTTTTTTCTTTAGATAGTCGGATTTTCTCCCAAATCTCTGGAAATCCCGAGTAACGCTATCGAAAAAGTCTAACCGTCTCTGGTCCCTCAGCTTTTAGCGTTCTGGGGCCTTATCCAACGAATGGCTCAGGAATCGACTGGTTCCGAGCAGACTCATGGAGCTGCAGTTTGAATTATCGTAGAAAGAATAAGAGGGGCCGTTTTAGGAAATGACTTAACTTAAAATACAGATGACGCCCAGCTTTACTCGAGATCAAGACTCCTTACAGCTCGCACCAATAGCGGAGCGGCCGGAGCTTTGCCAATCGAACGACGCGGCTCCATACTCTCAAAATCCGGTAACAGGGACTTCAATAAAAGCTTAGGCTGACTTGAAGTCTCCTTACCTGAGGGGTACAAATGAGAGGACTGCGGCCTACTTGAGAATGGCTCCTTTACTTTGCTTGAAAGCGGCTTGTTTTCTTTAGTTGAAGCTATCTCCGCCAGCAGGAGCTCGTTCATGACTCTAAGGTATCGGTAAatcttttttaaaaatatatataaataaataaataaataaggtgTAATAATTAATTTGGAgatatttttattgaaatttaaTAAAATTATACATATACTAATTGTGATGGCATTGTGTGTCGTTTTCCGCAAAAATATGGCGTTTCACCCATTGGTTTCCCACTTGAATTTCCACTTTGCCTCCCAACTATCTTAGACTATTAATTCTGCAGGGATTAAAAGCGTAACTTTagtttttttatttaaataaaaaaacaAATTCACCGTAAACTTCAACGGACCCTATCTTCCTACTCACCACGCATTAATTTTCACCGCTGCTaccattaaacttaaaataattttacgaacaaaacgagactaactacgtcCGAAACGGATaccttttaaaaaacgctaaccACAACGACATCTAAACGGATCTTAACATATGGGACATTTGTCATTCTGTACATACACAACGCTACGTAAAATACGAACATGCAGGCCGAAAGCTCCCGCCGTACCGCGCGGGTTGCACCGGACTAGTTAATTACTTAATATACTCTTCTTCCTTTGCTTCGATCACGGACATGCCCGAAAATGAAAATAATTTGACCCGACTTTGGCCGACCCGGAAGACCCGTGAAAAAGAGATTTAATGATTTATATCTGTTGACATGAGATTGTCATAGTCTCATAGATATATAGATACAGATACATACAAATCATAGTAAACACAGATCTGTTATTCCGGTAGGTACCGAAGAGCTCAATAAATTCAGAATAGATTTAATTGTTCGCCGGAATTTTGAGAAGATGATGTCCGGAAATTACACTACCATTGACAATCAAAATGTTTCCGGATCGGTTCCTGTAAGTCGGAATTTATTTTCCTTTTTTGTAATCAATTAAATTTTAAGTACtagatctaaaccctaatttcacgTTTTTATCGATTCTTCAGGCTGTTTCCGATCCTCCAGGTCACGTCTCCGTTAAATTTAACGGTAATTCTACATGTTACGTCTAATTATCGccattgtacattattaatttgttCGTTTTCAGATGAATTGTGTtgtaatgtatgtatgtatattgattGGTGCAGATGCAACACTTCAAACATTTCCTCCTTCTGGCGCTCAAGGAAAGATTGCAGGCGGTGCTGGACCGCCTCGTGATGCTGATGGTGTGTTTATACTAAATTTGAAGTTGTTGATTTTGTTTTGAAGTTTATTAGTGTGATATATTGGTTTAAGTTTCATTTGATGGATCTCAGttggtataattataattatatataataaaatgtgtAAAATGTTTGTCTCAATTAGACCTAATCTACAACATTAGCCAATTGGAAAGCCATAGTCTTGTTTTGTAGGGTTAAGACTATAGGATTGTGATCTTTTGATATGCATGGATCAAGGATGCATTACAGTGTGTGTGGTAATGCATTTGTATCCACTTAACGGACAATAAATTGAATAACTGAATATAAATATACGGTGGTGAATCAATGCCATAACATTTACCTGTAGATAGGAACTGCTACTTCAAGTTTGATCTGATTAGTTTAAGGATACTGCAATGGTTTGTGTAATAATTATAAGATTCTTGAGTGCACCTGAATGGATTGAAAAGTTTAGAATCTATGAGACATTAATTAATTGACGTATACACTCAGATACATTCTCAAAGCCTGGATCTGGTTCATCAGAACCACAACAAAGTGGTGGTTGGTTTAAGGTATTCACTATTGCTGCTTACCAGCCTTATTTCGATGTCGACACATCTGATGTTCTTTCGAGAATTAAAGACTCTCTCTTGCCATTCGGAGGGACCTTCAATGAGAAGACTGCTAGCAACCCAGACTTGTAAGTTCAAAATCTACAGGTTAAAGTAGAAAAAAGGAAATTTATTGGTTATCGTCGTACTTTCGGTACTGGCATCGTTATGTTGAGTGCTATGTTGTTTAAATATGATAAGGTTTTTATGAATGACAATTCTTTTCATCATAAGTGTTCTCAAGATCATGGAATGGATAGAAGAGGTTCTTAAAATGCTGCTTTAGAAACTTGGTATAAAAATTAGAATAAaattatatgtttttaaattagaAATTAAATTTAAGTTAGCAAAAAAGGTCAGTTATTTCTGTCATCTGTGAGGATCACAATACTGACTACCACCTAATGAAATGATCTTGTAATCAAACAAGTACGATACATGTGATTGCATATTCTTTTAAACTTGTATCATTTTGCAGTGCATTGTGTCTTATTTTGCAAATATTTGCTTATATTATTAGGTATGGACCTTTTTGGATATGCACTACCTTGATCTTTGTAGCAGCTTCAATTGGTACATTTGCTACATATCTGGCTCATAAGCTACAGCATAAAGAATGGAACTATGATATAAATCTGGTGACCTGGTCTGCTGGTGTGTTCTATGGCTATGTCCTTATTGTCCCTCTATGTTTGTATGTAATTCTCAAATACTTTTCTGCACCCTCAACCCTTGTCCAGCTGTTTTGTCTTTACGGATACTCCCTGTTTATCTTCATCCCAGCAATGGTAAGGATTTTGTTTCTCAAGGTCATTCATATTTTTTGTGTTGCATAAATTTGGATATTGCTTTTCATGTATATCTATGGGATGTTTGGATGTGTTTTTTAACTAGAGGTGGCAATTCAAAACTATCTACTTACGAAATGGTCAAATTGGATAACGTTTTATCCCTAGCAGGTTAAatgggtaaaaatataaaaattacatccAAGAGGACATCCGACCCATTTTGCCACATCTAGCTTAAAATACCTTTTtctaattatgattattatgaagAAGTAAATGTAAAATATGAAACTATCTGTAGTTTAATGTATGAGTAATAATGTTTCAATTAGCACTTTGAAAACAACATTCAAACATTCTCATAAAACAAAAGCGTGCATCAATTGAGCTTTAGGTGCACCCTTGAAAACTTGTGTATTGATATACCACATTTTGGTTAAATGCAGTGTCTATCTATTATTCCGGTGGAGATATTTAGATGGGTGATAACAGGTGTGGCGGGGGTGATGTCTGCATTATTTGTAGCACAAAATCTACGGAACCATATAATGTCGGCTGGTGAAAGATGGTTCCTGATTGTGGCTGGAATTTTCTTGTTGCAGTTGGCTCTTTCTATTGTACTCAAGCTCTATTTGTTCAATATCAGTGTTTAGTGTTTCTTATATTATAACAGAAGAACCAATTATAGAGGGGAGCATAGACTAAATGCGGTTTTGTGAACTTAAGGGAGGTATTGTTTAAAGAATTGAATGTTCCCCATGGACAAAAAATTTATTCTTTTCTTTTTTATTAACTCGATTTTGATAATATACATATGAAATTGAATACATTGATTAAACCAAGTGATCCTGCAATATCGTTTCTTGTTACCTGCAAGCTTTGTCTTTTGTAttcattttttattaataaaactgCATCATAAAAACATTAACATAACTTTGATCAAAATGGGTACTTTTTGTTTCTTCCTGTATCTTAAATTGTGAAACATGTACACCATCTCTGCTACGCTACACTTTTGTCACTCCAGTATCTTCAGTTGTGAAACATTTATACCATCTCTGCTTTGTTCAAAATGGGTACTGTTTGTTTCTTCCAACTTTGATCAATAGTTATGGCCAAGGGGCATTTATTTAGTGTAGAAATTTGAAATTAACTATCCAAGATGTACAGATATCATTCATTACCCTGAGCCACAATTTCAACTTATATACAGGCACTGAGGCACATGCTCAATTGTTTCTATTACTTATTAGGTACTGAATATAGTTCTATCAAAACGCAAAACAAAAACATAGTAAAATTTAAACAATCATAAACACTAACTTTtcaatttcagtttcatcaacatgtGAACGTTCTTTTATTCGCCGGAATCTAGGTAGGTCCTCGTTGCCGGAATCTGCTCGTCACTGGTGAAATCAATTTATCGGAGTTCATTTGTCCAATCCGGGAAGTTATGCTTCTGTAAGAAAGTTCTTTAGATGTTGATAATTTTAGATCTAATTTTGTTAATGATT of the Rutidosis leptorrhynchoides isolate AG116_Rl617_1_P2 chromosome 5, CSIRO_AGI_Rlap_v1, whole genome shotgun sequence genome contains:
- the LOC139848103 gene encoding uncharacterized protein, translating into MMSGNYTTIDNQNVSGSVPAVSDPPGHVSVKFNDATLQTFPPSGAQGKIAGGAGPPRDADDTFSKPGSGSSEPQQSGGWFKVFTIAAYQPYFDVDTSDVLSRIKDSLLPFGGTFNEKTASNPDLYGPFWICTTLIFVAASIGTFATYLAHKLQHKEWNYDINLVTWSAGVFYGYVLIVPLCLYVILKYFSAPSTLVQLFCLYGYSLFIFIPAMCLSIIPVEIFRWVITGVAGVMSALFVAQNLRNHIMSAGERWFLIVAGIFLLQLALSIVLKLYLFNISV